Proteins co-encoded in one Bremerella sp. TYQ1 genomic window:
- a CDS encoding sialate O-acetylesterase, producing the protein MNSRWINSGMLATLLTVAMVGSLQAEVKLPALFTDHMVLQRDMPIFIWGSADKGSEVTVGLGDQKTTVTANDNGKWKAELKPLPAGGPHQVTVRSGDSEKIIKDVLVGEVWVCSGQSNMQWPVDAANDPDLEKLTANFPQIRLITVPQVGVQEPQDDFKGEWHLCTPDSVGGFSAVGYFFGRQLHQTLNVPVGLIDNAWGGSSAEAWVERDLLKSSGKFDELLARWEKTEATYDHEKAVAQYKENLAAWKEKAAKAKADGKPQPGGQPRAPRNPLTGQHRPANLYNGVLNPIIGYSVRGIIWYQGESNAGRAYQYRDLFPLMIQNWRDKWGQGDIPFYWVQLADFLQERDQPGDSAWAELREAQTMTLDKLPNTGQAVIIDLGEAEDIHPKNKQDVAKRLARLALANEYGYDIVAQSPRYKSMKVDKDAIALEFDTFGSQLDSFDTKALQGFTIAGEDKKFVHAKASIVGGNQVRVSSPEVKEPVAVRYAWGDNPVANLQNQQGLPATPFRTDEWDGVTKNAK; encoded by the coding sequence ATGAATTCACGATGGATTAACAGTGGCATGCTGGCCACTTTGCTGACCGTGGCGATGGTCGGTTCGCTTCAAGCCGAAGTCAAATTACCGGCTCTCTTTACCGATCACATGGTTCTGCAACGCGACATGCCCATCTTCATTTGGGGTAGCGCAGACAAAGGATCGGAAGTTACCGTCGGACTGGGCGATCAAAAGACAACTGTCACTGCCAACGACAACGGCAAGTGGAAAGCAGAACTCAAACCGCTGCCTGCCGGTGGTCCTCATCAAGTGACCGTGCGAAGCGGCGACTCGGAAAAGATCATCAAAGACGTTCTCGTTGGTGAAGTTTGGGTTTGCAGCGGCCAATCGAACATGCAGTGGCCAGTCGATGCCGCCAACGATCCTGACTTGGAAAAATTGACCGCCAACTTCCCACAGATTCGCCTGATCACCGTTCCTCAAGTTGGCGTTCAAGAGCCGCAAGACGACTTCAAAGGGGAATGGCACCTGTGCACGCCAGATAGCGTCGGCGGTTTCTCCGCGGTCGGTTACTTCTTCGGTCGTCAATTGCATCAAACGTTGAACGTGCCCGTTGGCCTGATTGACAATGCCTGGGGTGGTTCTTCGGCAGAAGCTTGGGTCGAACGCGACTTGTTGAAAAGCAGCGGTAAGTTCGACGAACTTTTGGCTCGCTGGGAAAAGACCGAAGCAACCTACGATCATGAAAAAGCAGTTGCTCAATACAAAGAAAACCTGGCCGCATGGAAAGAAAAAGCGGCTAAAGCCAAAGCAGACGGCAAGCCTCAACCTGGCGGACAGCCACGTGCTCCGCGTAATCCTTTGACCGGCCAGCATCGTCCAGCCAACTTGTACAACGGCGTGCTGAATCCCATCATCGGTTACAGCGTTCGCGGCATCATTTGGTACCAGGGTGAATCGAACGCCGGTCGCGCCTATCAATACCGCGACTTGTTCCCGCTGATGATTCAGAATTGGCGTGACAAATGGGGCCAGGGAGACATCCCGTTCTACTGGGTTCAACTAGCGGACTTCCTGCAAGAACGCGACCAGCCTGGCGACAGTGCTTGGGCCGAACTGCGTGAAGCACAAACGATGACGCTCGACAAGCTTCCCAACACCGGCCAGGCCGTAATCATCGACTTAGGCGAAGCGGAAGACATTCACCCCAAGAACAAGCAAGACGTCGCCAAACGACTGGCTCGCCTGGCGTTGGCGAACGAGTATGGCTACGACATTGTCGCTCAGAGCCCGCGTTACAAATCGATGAAAGTCGACAAGGACGCGATTGCCTTGGAATTCGATACGTTCGGCAGCCAACTCGACTCGTTCGACACGAAAGCTCTGCAAGGCTTCACCATCGCCGGAGAAGACAAGAAGTTCGTGCACGCGAAGGCTTCGATCGTCGGCGGCAATCAGGTTCGTGTCTCGAGCCCAGAAGTAAAAGAGCCTGTTGCGGTACGTTATGCCTGGGGCGACAACCCGGTAGCGAACCTGCAGAACCAACAAGGCCTGCCAGCCACTCCGTTCCGCACGGATGAATGGGATGGTGTCACGAAAAACGCGAAGTAA
- the ftsY gene encoding signal recognition particle-docking protein FtsY: MGIFGFGKKKEDAEATSQEATEASEPGFFGRLGQGLEKTRRLLNTDIRDLFKAEGRLVDEELLDEIFAVLIRTDMGAAPANQIKDRIARDFRGRVVHTEEILKNIQEELASLMQQDKEPIRMAAEGPTVILVVGVNGAGKTTSIAKLTRWFIDQGNSVVLGAGDTFRAAATEQLSIWAERLGATIVKGEQGSDPASVAFRAVDEGINSGADVVIIDTAGRLQTQKNLMTELEKMRRVIGKKIEAAPHEVFLVLDATAGQNGISQAKGFSEAAQCTGIVLTKLDGTAKGGVVVPIRKEFQLPVKFIGVGEKPEDLTRFDPETFCNALFASK, translated from the coding sequence ATGGGTATTTTCGGATTCGGTAAGAAAAAAGAAGACGCGGAAGCCACCTCACAGGAAGCGACCGAAGCCAGCGAGCCTGGATTTTTCGGTCGTCTGGGCCAAGGGCTCGAGAAGACTCGTCGGCTGCTCAATACCGATATCCGCGATCTCTTCAAAGCCGAAGGTCGTTTGGTTGACGAAGAACTGCTCGACGAAATCTTCGCCGTGCTGATCCGTACCGATATGGGGGCTGCCCCGGCCAATCAAATTAAGGACCGAATCGCTCGCGATTTCCGCGGCCGCGTTGTCCATACCGAGGAAATCCTGAAGAACATTCAGGAAGAACTCGCGAGCCTGATGCAGCAGGATAAAGAACCAATTCGGATGGCTGCCGAAGGCCCAACAGTTATTTTGGTAGTCGGCGTCAACGGGGCCGGTAAGACCACTTCGATTGCCAAGCTGACGCGTTGGTTTATTGATCAGGGCAACTCGGTTGTGCTAGGTGCCGGCGACACTTTCCGAGCCGCAGCGACCGAGCAGCTTTCGATTTGGGCCGAACGTCTCGGGGCGACGATCGTTAAAGGAGAGCAGGGGAGCGACCCTGCCAGCGTCGCGTTTCGAGCCGTCGACGAAGGAATTAATTCCGGTGCGGACGTCGTGATCATCGATACGGCCGGTCGTCTGCAAACGCAGAAGAACCTGATGACCGAACTGGAAAAAATGCGGCGGGTGATCGGCAAGAAGATCGAAGCAGCCCCGCACGAAGTCTTCCTCGTGCTCGATGCGACGGCAGGACAGAACGGTATCAGCCAGGCCAAGGGGTTCTCGGAAGCGGCTCAGTGTACCGGAATCGTGCTTACCAAGCTTGATGGTACCGCCAAGGGTGGTGTCGTTGTGCCGATTCGCAAAGAGTTCCAGTTGCCCGTCAAGTTCATCGGCGTCGGCGAGAAGCCGGAAGATCTGACGCGGTTCGATCCAGAAACTTTCTGTAACGCCCTCTTTGCTAGCAAATAA
- the rho gene encoding transcription termination factor Rho — translation MHIAELQKMSMQELIEEARKENLEDVTGSRRQDLIFRLLKERVKMSGLMYGEGTLEILPDGFGFLRSPDYHYLSCPDDIYVSPSQIRRFGLKTGNIVTGQIRPPKENERYFALLRVEAVNYQDPNVAAQKVFFDDLTPLHPDDRIRMETTPDEVSGRIIDLIVPIGFGQRGLIVSPPRAGKTIMMQNMAKAVLTNYPDAYCIMLLIDERPEEVTDMERQVKGPNCEVISSTFDEPPSRHVQVAEMVIEKAKRMVEFGTDVVIFLDSITRLARAWNSECPPSGKLLSGGLDANALQRPKRFLGSARKVEEGGSLTIIATALVDTGSRMDDVIFEEFKGTGNQEIVLDRRMVDRRIWPAIDINASGTRREEMLMDPEEYRRVCILRRVINEMNAPDAMEFLLGHMSKNKTNAEFLMSMNVQ, via the coding sequence GTGCACATCGCTGAGCTCCAGAAGATGTCGATGCAAGAGCTTATCGAAGAAGCTCGCAAGGAGAACCTCGAGGACGTTACCGGTTCGCGCCGCCAGGACTTGATCTTCCGCCTTCTCAAAGAACGCGTGAAGATGTCGGGCCTGATGTATGGCGAGGGAACGCTAGAGATCTTACCGGATGGTTTCGGCTTTCTGCGTAGCCCTGACTACCACTATCTGTCGTGCCCAGACGATATTTACGTCTCGCCAAGCCAGATCCGTCGCTTCGGCTTGAAGACCGGCAATATTGTGACCGGTCAGATTCGCCCACCCAAGGAAAACGAACGCTACTTCGCACTGCTGCGAGTGGAAGCGGTCAACTATCAAGATCCAAACGTCGCCGCGCAGAAGGTCTTCTTCGACGATCTGACGCCGCTGCATCCGGACGATCGGATCCGAATGGAAACGACTCCGGACGAAGTGAGTGGTCGCATCATCGACTTGATCGTGCCGATCGGCTTCGGTCAGCGTGGTCTGATTGTCAGCCCGCCACGTGCGGGGAAGACGATCATGATGCAGAACATGGCCAAGGCCGTTCTGACGAATTATCCCGACGCTTACTGCATTATGCTGCTGATCGACGAGCGTCCGGAAGAAGTTACCGACATGGAACGCCAAGTGAAGGGACCGAACTGTGAAGTGATCAGTTCGACCTTCGACGAGCCGCCATCCCGTCACGTTCAAGTCGCCGAAATGGTGATTGAAAAGGCGAAACGGATGGTCGAGTTTGGCACCGATGTGGTGATCTTCCTCGACTCGATCACGCGCCTGGCACGTGCTTGGAACAGCGAATGCCCACCTTCCGGCAAGCTGCTATCCGGTGGTCTGGACGCTAACGCGCTGCAGCGACCGAAGCGATTCCTCGGTTCGGCTCGTAAAGTCGAAGAAGGGGGCTCACTAACGATCATCGCGACGGCGTTGGTCGACACCGGCAGCCGTATGGACGACGTCATCTTTGAAGAATTCAAAGGGACAGGGAACCAGGAAATCGTACTCGACCGCCGTATGGTCGATCGACGAATCTGGCCTGCCATCGACATCAATGCCAGCGGTACGCGTCGCGAAGAAATGCTGATGGATCCGGAAGAGTATCGCCGCGTGTGCATCTTGCGTCGCGTGATAAATGAAATGAACGCTCCGGACGCGATGGAATTCCTGCTCGGTCACATGAGCAAGAACAAAACCAACGCCGAATTCCTGATGAGCATGAATGTGCAGTAG
- the coaE gene encoding dephospho-CoA kinase (Dephospho-CoA kinase (CoaE) performs the final step in coenzyme A biosynthesis.), with product MKTIGILGGIASGKSAATKALEALGAIVFDADKAGHRVLEMPDAKEAIRTRFSSSVFDEQGNVVRPKLAQLVFGDSQEHRAALADLEKISHPRIGQQLEQAIAAAQKSGAAAFVVDAPVMIKAGWISHCDYVLYIDSSRENRLARALARNWTENEFDIREAAQEKLEVKRQLADVTIENDDDLSQLQAAIEAFWNRHIAPPARASR from the coding sequence ATGAAGACGATCGGAATCCTGGGTGGAATCGCTTCTGGAAAGAGCGCCGCAACGAAGGCCTTGGAAGCCTTAGGAGCGATTGTCTTCGACGCCGACAAAGCGGGGCATCGCGTTCTGGAAATGCCAGACGCGAAGGAAGCGATCCGAACGAGATTTTCGTCTTCCGTATTCGACGAGCAAGGGAATGTTGTCAGACCGAAGCTCGCCCAACTCGTTTTCGGTGATTCCCAAGAGCACCGAGCGGCGCTCGCCGATCTCGAAAAGATATCGCATCCCCGCATCGGGCAGCAGTTGGAACAAGCGATTGCTGCGGCCCAAAAGTCGGGGGCTGCGGCGTTCGTGGTCGATGCTCCGGTGATGATCAAAGCCGGATGGATAAGCCATTGTGATTATGTTCTTTACATCGACTCGTCTCGAGAAAATCGTCTTGCGAGGGCACTTGCGCGAAACTGGACGGAAAATGAGTTTGACATTCGCGAGGCCGCGCAGGAAAAATTAGAGGTCAAACGTCAGCTCGCCGATGTAACCATCGAGAACGACGACGACTTATCCCAGCTGCAAGCAGCGATTGAAGCCTTTTGGAATCGGCACATCGCTCCTCCCGCCAGGGCGTCGCGGTAA
- a CDS encoding mechanosensitive ion channel family protein has product MLLFAQAAPDDEAPQDAITRLSEFYNEASKFLIEQGPIWITNVIAAIAVLFLGWVAARVFRSLFNRALQRSRIDNTLSGFLSNIAYALVVGLVVIAALNQLGINTTSLAAVVGAAGLAIGLALQSSLSNFASGIMLILFRPFGVGDFVEVGGATGIVQEVHIFHTVMRTIDNKRVIIPNGEITGDIITNFTGHATRMVDLEIGCGYGDDIRAVKQFLIETLEADDRILKDPAVEVRVFELGDSAIIFKVRGWVMTPDWWATRCDTIEAIKLGMDERGFNIPFPQRDVHLYQTTEKQSA; this is encoded by the coding sequence ATGCTCCTCTTTGCCCAAGCCGCCCCAGACGATGAAGCCCCGCAAGATGCGATCACTCGTTTATCCGAGTTCTACAACGAGGCCTCCAAGTTCCTCATCGAACAAGGTCCCATTTGGATCACCAATGTTATTGCCGCGATTGCCGTTCTATTTCTTGGCTGGGTCGCGGCTCGCGTTTTCCGCAGTCTCTTCAATCGAGCCCTTCAGCGAAGTCGTATCGACAACACGCTATCCGGCTTCCTATCAAACATTGCCTATGCCCTGGTCGTTGGCCTGGTGGTGATTGCGGCGCTGAACCAACTTGGCATCAACACTACGTCGCTGGCGGCCGTCGTCGGTGCGGCTGGCTTGGCGATCGGCTTGGCGCTGCAAAGCTCGCTGTCCAACTTTGCCTCGGGAATCATGCTGATCTTGTTTCGCCCGTTCGGCGTCGGCGACTTCGTGGAAGTGGGCGGAGCGACTGGGATTGTGCAGGAGGTACACATCTTCCATACGGTCATGCGGACGATCGACAACAAACGCGTGATCATTCCCAATGGCGAGATCACTGGAGACATCATTACAAACTTCACGGGACATGCCACGCGGATGGTCGACCTAGAAATTGGCTGTGGCTATGGCGACGATATTCGTGCGGTGAAGCAGTTTTTGATCGAAACGCTAGAAGCAGACGATCGCATCTTGAAAGACCCCGCCGTGGAAGTGCGTGTCTTTGAGCTGGGCGACAGTGCGATCATCTTTAAAGTTCGCGGCTGGGTCATGACACCAGACTGGTGGGCCACACGCTGCGATACGATCGAAGCCATCAAGCTGGGCATGGACGAACGAGGATTCAACATTCCGTTTCCGCAACGCGACGTCCACTTATATCAGACTACCGAAAAGCAGTCGGCTTAA
- the nusB gene encoding transcription antitermination factor NusB — protein sequence MARRSRAREVVLQILYQEDLNPDADPRLADQFLRARLKYDDNLIDFGRYLLVGTREHRGKIDMQLERFADNWSLRRMAATDRNLLRLGAFEIIYSDTPARVAINEAVELAKRFGGKHSPQFVNGLLDRILKSIQAEGNTPS from the coding sequence ATGGCAAGACGCAGTCGAGCGCGCGAAGTAGTTCTGCAAATCCTTTACCAAGAGGATCTTAACCCCGATGCGGACCCCCGCTTGGCGGATCAGTTTCTGCGTGCGCGATTGAAGTACGACGACAATTTGATCGACTTTGGCCGCTACTTGTTGGTCGGAACCCGCGAGCATCGCGGTAAGATCGATATGCAGTTAGAGCGTTTCGCCGACAACTGGAGCCTTCGCCGAATGGCAGCAACAGATCGTAACCTGCTGCGGCTAGGGGCTTTCGAGATTATCTACTCCGATACGCCGGCCCGTGTTGCGATCAACGAAGCGGTCGAACTGGCCAAACGTTTCGGCGGCAAGCACAGCCCGCAGTTCGTCAACGGTCTTCTCGATCGCATTCTCAAAAGCATTCAGGCCGAAGGCAACACCCCGTCCTAG
- a CDS encoding metalloprotease — protein sequence MFLTEPNQTPYDLHFSLFNIPVRVHPMFWVVSLLMGFDPDDPQSVLLWIGAVFLSILVHEMGHALVIQWYGWSPSVVLYSFGGLAIHNPYMQSNYGRGRAQRGKWTQIIISLAGPGAGFLLAAIVIAAAWGTQVASFHILSLGDTNIPFGYMMVRGANASNDYILMLIGYLVYINVYWGLVNLLPIWPLDGGKISRELFQMADGGMAIRNSLILSIVCAIGMAYFGFRNERPFIAMFFAFMAIQNYQDLNGSNRYGGNPW from the coding sequence ATGTTCCTGACTGAACCGAATCAAACACCGTACGACCTTCACTTCTCGCTGTTCAATATTCCTGTTCGGGTCCATCCAATGTTTTGGGTGGTCTCGTTGTTGATGGGATTTGATCCTGACGATCCTCAAAGCGTTTTATTGTGGATCGGGGCCGTGTTTCTATCGATTCTTGTTCACGAGATGGGGCATGCGTTGGTCATCCAGTGGTACGGGTGGTCACCCAGCGTGGTGCTGTATTCGTTTGGTGGCTTAGCCATTCATAACCCTTACATGCAGTCGAATTACGGCCGAGGAAGGGCCCAGCGAGGTAAATGGACGCAAATCATCATCAGCCTGGCAGGACCGGGAGCAGGTTTTCTGTTGGCAGCGATCGTTATCGCCGCCGCATGGGGCACGCAAGTTGCTTCGTTTCACATCCTGAGCTTAGGCGATACGAACATTCCTTTCGGCTACATGATGGTACGTGGCGCAAATGCGTCCAACGATTACATCCTGATGCTGATCGGTTACCTCGTTTACATCAATGTTTACTGGGGTTTGGTCAATTTACTGCCAATCTGGCCGCTCGATGGCGGCAAGATCTCGCGCGAGCTGTTTCAAATGGCCGACGGAGGCATGGCAATTCGCAACTCACTGATTCTCTCGATCGTTTGCGCGATCGGGATGGCATATTTTGGCTTTCGGAATGAGCGACCGTTTATCGCAATGTTCTTTGCGTTCATGGCCATTCAAAACTATCAAGACCTTAACGGATCGAATCGTTACGGAGGCAACCCTTGGTAA
- a CDS encoding DUF1080 domain-containing protein gives MSRHWIAFPCLTLILCASCFVQAADDEKFVPLFNGENLDGWVQNGGKAEYTVEDGVIVGTSVPKTPNSFLCTEKKYGDFILEVEYMVDPLLNSGIQIRSNVYDEPKTYKTDAGKEVKVGAGRVHGYQVEIDPSARAWSGGIYDEGRRGWLFNLKDKPEAQKAFKQNEWNKYRIECRGDSIKTWINGVPAADLKDDMTSEGFIALQVHGVGGDEKKVGKQIKWRNVKIIELED, from the coding sequence ATGAGTCGACATTGGATCGCGTTTCCCTGCCTGACACTTATTCTTTGTGCTTCCTGCTTTGTTCAAGCCGCTGACGACGAGAAATTCGTTCCGTTGTTCAACGGCGAGAATCTCGACGGTTGGGTTCAGAACGGTGGTAAAGCAGAATACACCGTGGAAGATGGTGTGATCGTCGGTACTTCGGTTCCCAAGACACCGAACAGCTTCCTTTGCACTGAAAAGAAATATGGCGACTTCATTCTGGAAGTGGAGTACATGGTCGACCCACTGCTGAACTCGGGCATCCAGATCCGCAGCAACGTTTACGACGAACCAAAGACTTACAAAACCGATGCCGGTAAGGAAGTCAAAGTTGGTGCCGGTCGCGTGCATGGTTACCAAGTCGAAATCGATCCTTCCGCTCGTGCTTGGAGCGGTGGTATCTACGACGAAGGCCGTCGTGGCTGGTTGTTCAACTTGAAGGACAAACCAGAAGCTCAGAAGGCCTTTAAGCAAAACGAGTGGAACAAGTACCGCATCGAATGCCGTGGCGATTCGATCAAGACTTGGATCAATGGCGTGCCTGCGGCTGACCTGAAAGACGACATGACTTCGGAAGGCTTCATTGCGTTGCAAGTCCATGGTGTCGGTGGTGACGAAAAGAAAGTCGGCAAGCAAATCAAATGGCGTAACGTGAAGATTATCGAACTGGAAGACTAA
- the nhaA gene encoding Na+/H+ antiporter NhaA, whose product MWKTRGPIKRLISPLEGLISDAAWGGLLLMICTAIALYLANSSWAHAYHEILNAPVDVGLGNSHLILDVHHFINDALMAIFFFVVGLEIKREVLVGELSHVREATLPAVAALGGMVVPAGLFLALNWDAEGREGWGIPMATDIAFSLGILSLLGKRVPLSAKVFLTAFAIVDDIGASLVIAFFYTESISWTMLGAAGVFFALLALCNFSGIRRSSPYVFLSIFLWFCFLKSGVHPTIAGILAALTIPAKPRLGSDEFLMSTRMLLDRIEKKQDEEANVLKNKENHSLITDVEMASRLTQTPIKRFENALHHWITFFIMPVFALANAGITLDGDVFSKLGHHVTIGVMLGLLVGKQLGVTLFAWCAVKLGWAKLPRNVSWGMLYGLAWLGGIGFTMSLFITNLAYGRDSVSRDDAKLGILVASAVAGIGGCIVVSLFLPKKVEEESEIVTE is encoded by the coding sequence ATGTGGAAGACCAGGGGCCCGATCAAGCGATTGATCTCGCCGCTGGAAGGTCTCATCTCCGATGCCGCTTGGGGCGGATTGCTGCTGATGATCTGCACCGCAATTGCGTTGTATCTGGCCAACAGTTCCTGGGCCCATGCATATCACGAAATCCTCAACGCGCCTGTCGATGTTGGACTGGGGAACTCGCACTTGATTCTCGATGTGCATCATTTCATCAACGATGCCCTGATGGCGATCTTCTTTTTCGTAGTCGGGCTCGAGATTAAACGTGAAGTGCTCGTCGGTGAGTTGTCGCATGTGCGTGAAGCAACGCTTCCTGCAGTGGCTGCATTAGGCGGCATGGTGGTGCCAGCCGGATTGTTTCTGGCATTGAACTGGGACGCCGAAGGTCGCGAAGGGTGGGGCATTCCGATGGCCACCGACATTGCTTTCAGCTTGGGAATTCTCTCCCTGCTTGGAAAGCGTGTGCCATTATCGGCGAAAGTCTTCCTAACGGCGTTTGCGATTGTCGACGACATCGGCGCATCGCTGGTCATTGCGTTCTTCTATACCGAATCGATCTCGTGGACGATGTTGGGGGCGGCTGGCGTTTTCTTTGCATTGCTGGCCCTTTGCAACTTTTCCGGCATTCGTCGATCGTCGCCGTACGTATTCCTGTCGATCTTTTTATGGTTTTGTTTTTTAAAGTCAGGCGTCCATCCCACCATCGCAGGCATTCTTGCCGCGCTGACTATTCCCGCGAAGCCTCGACTCGGTTCAGACGAGTTCCTCATGTCGACGCGGATGCTGCTCGATCGGATTGAAAAAAAGCAAGACGAAGAAGCGAACGTGTTGAAAAACAAAGAGAATCATTCGCTCATCACCGATGTCGAAATGGCCAGCCGGTTAACTCAGACGCCGATCAAACGCTTCGAGAACGCGCTGCATCATTGGATTACGTTCTTTATTATGCCGGTCTTTGCGTTGGCGAATGCTGGAATCACGCTCGATGGCGATGTCTTCTCGAAGCTGGGGCATCATGTGACCATTGGCGTGATGCTGGGGCTGCTGGTTGGGAAGCAACTTGGCGTGACCCTGTTTGCGTGGTGCGCGGTAAAGCTTGGTTGGGCCAAACTACCACGCAATGTCTCGTGGGGCATGCTTTACGGATTGGCATGGCTCGGAGGGATTGGATTTACGATGTCGCTATTCATTACGAACTTGGCTTACGGACGCGATTCGGTCAGTCGCGACGACGCCAAGTTGGGCATTCTGGTTGCCTCGGCCGTCGCAGGCATCGGTGGATGCATCGTCGTTTCGCTTTTCCTGCCCAAGAAAGTGGAGGAGGAAAGCGAAATCGTCACGGAATAA
- the ribH gene encoding 6,7-dimethyl-8-ribityllumazine synthase translates to MPNIFTGTDYRPTGVRVAIVVSTYNHSITDKLLTGSLQTLESRGISDADIDVAKVPGAWEIPLAAAALARSGKYAAVICLGCVIRGETTHDVHINTQVSQTLGNLALECQIPVAFGVLTCNTVEQAISRSGGAVGNKGVEAAEAALEMMGLLRNLPDAKP, encoded by the coding sequence ATGCCCAACATCTTTACTGGTACCGATTACCGTCCCACTGGCGTCCGTGTCGCGATTGTCGTTTCGACTTACAATCATTCGATTACGGACAAACTGCTCACCGGCTCGTTGCAAACGCTCGAGAGCCGCGGTATTTCCGATGCCGACATCGACGTTGCCAAAGTGCCTGGGGCGTGGGAGATCCCGCTCGCTGCCGCCGCTTTGGCTCGTAGCGGAAAGTATGCCGCGGTGATTTGTCTGGGATGCGTGATTCGTGGTGAAACGACCCACGACGTCCACATTAACACCCAAGTCAGCCAAACACTTGGCAACCTGGCTTTGGAGTGCCAGATTCCTGTCGCTTTCGGGGTGCTGACATGCAACACCGTCGAGCAAGCGATCAGTCGATCTGGCGGTGCTGTCGGTAATAAAGGTGTCGAGGCAGCCGAAGCAGCCCTGGAAATGATGGGACTTCTGCGAAATCTGCCCGACGCGAAACCATGA
- a CDS encoding calmodulin-binding protein, producing MFRRIVFGLIIAASMSVSFSSAEAGDQAFSRVWGGTYGSYDWERFYHYPYVYYPQNFQGAEYYRSRESLYYRYPTEMRIPVYNEQWQNPYPNGRLYHSGHHFLLDVF from the coding sequence ATGTTTCGACGCATCGTGTTTGGTCTGATCATTGCCGCTTCGATGTCGGTTTCATTCTCCAGCGCCGAAGCTGGTGATCAAGCTTTCAGCCGCGTATGGGGCGGAACCTACGGCAGCTACGACTGGGAACGGTTCTACCACTATCCCTACGTTTATTACCCCCAGAACTTCCAGGGGGCGGAATACTATCGCAGCCGCGAAAGCTTGTACTATCGCTATCCGACCGAAATGCGAATTCCGGTTTACAACGAACAGTGGCAAAACCCGTATCCAAACGGTCGGCTTTATCACTCCGGGCACCACTTCCTGCTCGACGTGTTTTAG